The following coding sequences lie in one Yoonia sp. G8-12 genomic window:
- a CDS encoding Na+/H+ antiporter subunit B yields MNSVILRAGARLQIVLLLVFSAYMLLRGHNAPGGGFIGGLIAATGFVVYAIACGTADARKALRFDPGSIAGAGLGIALIAGVMAVLWGDALFTGQWLFIGATETEKGVPLSTVLVFDIGVYLVVLGAILSITFALEEAV; encoded by the coding sequence ATGAACTCGGTCATTCTACGCGCAGGTGCGCGGCTGCAAATCGTCCTGCTCTTGGTGTTTTCCGCCTATATGCTGCTGCGCGGGCACAATGCCCCCGGTGGCGGGTTTATCGGCGGTCTGATCGCCGCGACCGGTTTTGTGGTTTACGCCATCGCTTGCGGCACGGCGGATGCGCGCAAGGCGCTGCGCTTTGATCCCGGCAGCATTGCGGGCGCGGGTCTTGGTATTGCGCTGATCGCAGGTGTCATGGCGGTGCTGTGGGGCGATGCGCTTTTCACCGGTCAATGGCTCTTTATCGGCGCGACCGAGACAGAAAAGGGCGTGCCGCTGTCAACCGTGCTGGTCTTTGATATCGGAGTGTATCTGGTGGTGCTGGGGGCAATCCTGTCGATCACCTTTGCATTGGAGGAGGCGGTCTGA
- a CDS encoding Na+/H+ antiporter subunit C codes for MEQLLSILIGILVASAVYLMLARNLLRFLFGLILLSNAANLTIFVAGRLTPGAPPLVPDGLDAPIGVVANALPQALVLTAIVIGFGLFAFALILAFRAYQSLGTLNTDEMRVAEPKEPHQ; via the coding sequence ATGGAACAGCTTCTTTCGATCCTGATCGGTATTCTGGTGGCGTCTGCGGTGTATCTGATGCTGGCGCGCAATCTGTTGCGCTTTCTGTTTGGTCTGATCTTGTTGTCCAATGCGGCAAACCTGACGATCTTTGTTGCTGGCCGTTTGACACCGGGCGCGCCGCCGCTGGTGCCGGACGGGCTTGATGCGCCCATCGGTGTGGTGGCCAACGCCCTACCCCAAGCGCTTGTGCTGACCGCGATTGTTATCGGTTTTGGCCTCTTTGCCTTTGCCCTCATCCTTGCCTTCCGCGCTTATCAAAGCCTTGGCACCCTGAATACCGACGAGATGCGCGTCGCCGAACCAAAAGAACCCCATCAATGA